Proteins co-encoded in one Plasmodium reichenowi strain SY57 chromosome 10, whole genome shotgun sequence genomic window:
- a CDS encoding heme oxygenase, putative: protein MIRKIIILMFTFFSNIHNEKIYHHKQRRRKFLKGPLGYLNRNVIQKKHYNLYAKKFINYKEIQIQRINDYRKRSGVDKNNINYNLRDTYNYHETHLFVRNEVLPTLAKIENENLKEKEKNKEIFRNINDYNSNFTRQTFLQFLMDLYNIFLKIDDLFLENKTYFSILIYNGPMQLTNHLYDDIIYVSSVVENSDDVSPSEYCMEYISHLENLCEENKLSFLAHAYVFYKNFHLSKEHLLNSICKYLNIIKKLKSSTYVADVENFEFCLNKMSRKWSRWEKDNFLASLHNATNKMMILTKHFEKVKS, encoded by the exons ATGATACGGaagattattatattgatgtttacatttttttcgAACATACATAATGAAAAGatatatcatcataaaCAGAGGAGAAGGAAGTTTTTGAAGGGTCCATTAGGATATTTAAATAGAAATGTGAtccaaaaaaaacattataATCTTTATGCTAAGAAATTTATAAACTATAAAGAAATTCAAATACAAAGAATAAACGATTATAGGAAAAGAAGTGGAGTagacaaaaataatataaactATAATTTGAGagatacatataattacCACGAAACTCA CCTTTTTGTAAGAAATGAAGTGCTACCGACGTTAGCCAAAatagaaaatgaaaatttaaaagagaaagaaaaaaacaaggaaatttttagaaatataaatgattataattCTAATTTTACCAGACAA ACATTTTTACAATTTCTTATGGActtatataacattttctTAAAAATTGACGATCTTTTCTTGGAAAacaaaacatatttttcaatCCTTATTTATAATGGTCCTATGCAGTTGACAAACCATTTGTatgatgatattatatatgtgtcATCAGTAGTTGAA aatAGTGATGATGTGTCACCCAGTGAATATTGTATGGAATATATTTCTCATCTTGAGAACTTATGTGAAGAAAATAAACTAA gCTTTCTAGCACATGcttatgtattttataaaaatttccACTTGTCAAAAGAACACCTTTTGAATAGTATATGcaaatatttaaatataattaaaaaattaaagtCCTCAACTTATGTTGCCGATGTTGAAAATTTTGAG tTTTGCCTTAACAAGATGAGTAGGAAATGGAGTAGATGGGAAAAGGATAATTTTTTGGCTAGTCTTCATAATGCcacaaataaaatgatgatattaaCTAAACATTTCGAAAAAGTAaaatcataa
- a CDS encoding PRE-binding protein, putative, producing MGRKATTSSTLEEKPANKNSGVVNNMKDALMNDRKQEGSKLNEKKGSKVTELTSNAHMNGSMQKEKEGNELENNKKLNHKNNLEENCVIKSKDAVKGGDQKNEGQAKKKNNNNKKKKGIKENDMDKMNQSGNTNEEKKKANKNNTTEGNEKNKGSNNKKYVGNKDESMKGELMDVTKNNNSTNNGINNSSNNNNKKNNNNNNNNNNKNKNKNKNNNNNNNNIINNNNNNNNNKNNNNNNNNNSDVKKDWKKEIKLKEDERKKSENDLKKKFVKLNKTDNYKNINDKKEAEIKKKTEIENLISTINSTISRFNGQTTRPINMKLSSVDMENKCKDAKSKKKKINPKNLEEIEEANTYINYLEEQLSITKNYENFKNFQNRLISLRKICEEKLKENLKSMNETKVQEKKLRFVDKIIKMKKEKQNVDITEADIIRKDYAIPTDTYNILMKPYNFLNRIQTKYFVYVDNNKLSSTNNNNMNNNNNNNNNNNNNNNNNNNNTTFINSYDNKTNLHIAGCKDDIEQFISYLQNVNFNSENKNFVHLNNKIFKIMLNMYDGSFKKMEEDTNVFVHVDNDMLYYCGMKDHIENLKELIEKATTNNEKNLLNKNISKNIKLDSILARGFNKSVLKEIETNTNTLIRMNYDAKTFDASATIKGSKNSDIEEAEEKLNEILKNLDSEFVPFEEKEIFSLYKKCSYELNEIRKNLNLFIIRQDNGLSLVGKKDNITKALEILEYSKNIISNKTVKKKLTEEEAFLFNSNYRGQIKAKTGAEVKIFNKTNHKELNISGNKNDIDKALEMIEELLKKRKCTQVDINEKVIALLLSSKAQKIKDIEKDTCTSIQINKTSHVAQIYGHEDNIHLAKDVLENLVLSEAKEGKEGKFIPNNLYVTVEMNVETEHIGSVIGKKGRTINKIQEDTFAKKIHIDKENKKIYIHGTQKTVDAAQKEIQKILNRSKEEMVNNNSSSNGGALNNSYHESRYNNRHSNNSSSAHHRKSHKSTSRSAPRSTHKSESKSKGVYINTNDEKAFPSLHDVTNMQSKKNKKLSQSNQSTNTKKHEQQAPQIDKETNKNEEDKENQPKNEVHVETDVPKNETQEKENKKDKQEENQEVNQTEKHQQENQKEKELEKKQEKEQEKQSNDESNEN from the coding sequence ATGGGAAGGAAAGCTACCACTTCATCAACATTAGAAGAAAAACCTGCAAACAAAAATAGCGGAgttgtaaataatatgaagGATGCCCTTATGAATGACAGAAAACAAGAAGGATCTAAActaaatgaaaaaaaaggaagTAAAGTGACGGAGTTAACAAGTAATGCTCATATGAATGGAAGTATGCAAAAGGAGAAGGAAGGAAATgaattagaaaataataagaaattGAATCATAAGAATAATCTGGAAGAAAATTGTGTTATTAAAAGTAAGGATGCTGTTAAAGGAGGAGACCAAAAGAATGAGGGACAAGCaaagaaaaagaataataataataagaagaagaaaggaataaaagaaaatgacATGGATAAAATGAACCAATCTGGAAATACAAATGAAGAGAAAAAGAAAgcaaataaaaataatacaactgaaggaaatgaaaaaaataaaggttcaaataataagaaatatgTAGGAAATAAGGACGAAAGTATGAAAGGGGAATTAATGGAtgtaacaaaaaataataacagTACAAATAATGGTATTAACAACAGCagcaataataataataaaaaaaataataataataataataataataataataagaataagaataagaataaaaataacaacaacaataataataatattattaataataataacaataataataacaataagaacaacaataataacaataacaataatagTGATGTAAAGAAAGATTGGAAGaaagaaattaaattaaaagaagatGAAAGGAAAAAAAGCGAAAATGATCTTAAGAAGAAATTTGTTAAACTTAACAAAAcagataattataaaaacattaatgataaaaaagaagcagaaataaaaaagaaaacagAAATTGAGAATTTAATTAGTACCATTAATTCAACTATATCAAGATTTAATGGTCAAACCACCAGACcaataaatatgaaattatCATCGGTTGATATggaaaataaatgtaaagATGCGAAATctaaaaagaaaaaaataaatccAAAGAATTTAGAAGAAATTGAAGAAGctaatacatatattaattatttagaAGAACAATTAAGTATTACAAAgaattatgaaaattttaaaaattttcaaaataGATTAATAAgtttaagaaaaatatgtgaagagaaattaaaagaaaatttaaaaagtatGAATGAAACTAAAGttcaagaaaaaaaattaagatttgttgataaaattatcaaaatgaaaaaagaaaaacaaaatgttGATATAACAGAAGCAgatattataagaaaagaTTATGCCATACCAACtgatacatataatattctaATGAAAccatataattttcttaaTCGTATCcaaacaaaatattttgtatatgtagataataataaattatcttcaaccaataataataacatgaacaacaacaataacaacaacaataataataataataacaataacaataacaataataacacCACGTTTATTAATTcttatgataataaaacaaatttaCACATAGCTGGATGTAAAGATGATATTGAACAATTTATTTCGTATTTACAAAATGTAAATTTTAATTCAGAAAATAAGAATTTCGTACACctaaataataaaatttttaaaattatgcttaatatgtatgatggaagttttaaaaaaatggaagAAGACACAAATGTATTTGTTCACGTAGATAATgatatgttatattattgtgGTATGAAAGATCATATTGAgaatttaaaagaattaattGAAAAAGCTACTACgaataatgaaaaaaatttacttaataaaaatatatccaAAAATATTAAACTAGATTCAATACTAGCCAGAGGATTTAATAAAAGTGTCTTGAAAGAAATCGAAACCAACACAAACACATTGATCAGAATGAATTATGATGCAAAAACATTTGATGCATCAGCTACTATTAAAGGTAGTAAGAATAGTGATATTGAAGAGGcagaagaaaaattaaatgaaatattaaaaaatttagaTTCTGAATTTGTTCCTtttgaagaaaaagaaatcttttctttatataaaaaatgttcttatgaattaaatgaaatacgtaaaaatttaaatttatttattatacgTCAAGATAATGGTTTGAGCTTGGTCGGAAAAAAAGACAATATAACAAAGGCTTTGGAAATATTAGAATATTCGAAAAATATCATATCTAATAAGACTgtgaagaaaaaattaacagAAGAAGAAGCTTTCTTGTTTAATTCTAATTACAGAGGACAAATCAAAGCAAAGACCGGAGCAGAagttaaaatatttaacaaaacaaatcacaaagaattaaatataagtggaaataaaaatgatatagaTAAAGCATTAGAAATGATtgaagaattattaaaaaaaagaaaatgtaCCCAAGTTgatattaatgaaaaagttatagcattattattatcatccaaagcacaaaaaattaaagataTTGAAAAAGATACTTGTACAAGtattcaaataaataaaactaGTCATGTAGCACAAATATATGGACATGAAGATAATATACATCTAGCTAAAGATGTTTTAGAAAATTTAGTTCTATCAGAAGCTAAAGAAGGAAAAGAAGGAAAATTCATAccaaataatttatatgtaacTGTAGAAATGAATGTAGAAACTGAACACATCGGTAGTGTTATAGGGAAAAAAGGTAGAAccataaataaaatacaagAAGATACTTTTGCAAAAAAAATCCATATTGacaaagaaaataaaaaaatatatatacatggAACACAGAAAACTGTAGATGCAGCACAAAAagaaatacaaaaaattttaaatagATCCAAAGAAGAAATggtaaataataatagtagtagtaATGGTGGTGCATTGAATAATTCTTATCATGAATCtagatataataatagacATTCTAATAATTCGTCATCTGCACATCATAGAAAATCACACAAAAGTACCTCCAGATCTGCACCCAGATCTACTCACAAGTCAGAATCTAAGAGTAAAGGTGTCtatattaatacaaatgatgaaaaagCTTTTCCAAGTCTTCATGATGTCACCAATATGCAAtccaaaaaaaacaaaaagcTATCACAAAGTAACCAATCAACCAATACAAAGAAACATGAACAACAAGCACCACAAATAGACAAAGaaacaaacaaaaatgaagaagacAAAGAAAACCAACCCAAAAATGAAGTGCATGTAGAAACGGATGTACCAAAAAATGAAACacaagaaaaagaaaacaaaaaagaCAAACAGGAAGAAAATCAAGAAGTAAACCAAACAGAAAAGCACCAACAAGAAAACCAAAAGGAAAAGGAACTAGAAAAGAAACAAGAAAAGGAACAAGAAAAACAATCAAATGATGAATCCAAtgaaaattaa
- a CDS encoding hypothetical protein (conserved Plasmodium protein, unknown function): MNNFQRVIYASRFMRVFGKFKRAQLREKPQRKIGPFCNPVKRLVRLKEKEKLFCEIGLPRMIPRAKVRESEKLLEVIEAPKVKKEVLERRLEFLLSNESVYQQLYNKMYNGITPYQCELYMWERQMRDLRKVYRAQYLHKLSEVTNEEREKQLKLLLQTKEDKRKRRQEIRERILQDKKRRAILKDRLSLEKKVTQSILFKRQSNRKKKNIYWLMKLQQKSTYLNESDFKNKIEQTNQENDPLFNRNISVSSLYKNLGYQTKEDKNENTKVFKVDKVYRKLLEDSFEFLEEDEEQYEQNFVENINDPNHVSHKQRAHILYSSFTNEEKIKLLDDKIAILTKTIEQKSFSKEVQNNDLMFYIQLKDKLEASKQAFLEKNYLKDVQKVQ; encoded by the exons atgaataatttcCAGCGAGTTATATACGCATCAAGGTTTATGCGGGTTTTCG GGAAGTTCAAGAGAGCACAACTAAGGGAAAAGCCACAGAGGAAGATAGGTCCCTTTTGTAATCCCGTAAAACGGCTAGTTAgattaaaagaaaaggagAAATTATTTTGTGAAATTGGTTTGCCTCGCATGATTCCAAGGGCTAAGGTTAGAGAGTctgaaaaattattagaaGTTATTGAAGCGCCaaaagtaaaaaaagaagTTTTAGAGAGAAGACTagaatttttattatctaaCGAAAGTGTATATCaacaattatataataaaatgtataatgGCATAACACCTTATCAATgtgaattatatatgtggGAAAGACAAATGAGAGATTTAAGAAAAGTTTATCGAGCTcaatatttacataaattAAGTGAAGTTACAAATGAAGAAAGAGAAAAAcaattaaaattattgtTACAAACAAAAGAggataaaagaaaaagaagacAAGAAATTAGAGAAAGAATATTACaagataaaaaaaggagagctatattaaaagatagATTATctttagaaaaaaaagttacacaatctattttatttaaaagacaatcaaatagaaaaaaaaaaaatatatattggTTAATGAAACTACAACAAAAAAGtacatatttaaatgaatcagattttaaaaataaaatagaacAAACGAATCAAGAAAACGATCCTTTATTTAATCGTAATATTTCGGTAAGTagtttatataaaaatttagGATATCAAACAAAagaagataaaaatgaaaatacGAAAGTTTTTAAAGTAGATAAAGTTTATAGGAAATTATTAGAGGATTCTTTTGAATTTCTTGAAGAAGATGAAGaacaatatgaacaaaattttgtagaaaatataaatgatcCAAATCATGTTTCACATAAACAAAGAGctcatattttatattcctCTTTTACAAATGAAGAGAAAATTAAACTTCTAGATGATAAAATTGCAATACTTACAAAAACAATTGAACAAAAATCATTTTCGAAAGAAgtacaaaataatgatcttatgttttatatacaattaaAGGATAAGTTAGAGGCGTCCAAACAAGCTTTTctagaaaaaaattatttaaaagatgTTCAAAAGGTacaataa
- a CDS encoding hypoxanthine-guanine phosphoribosyltransferase — translation MPIPNNPGAGENAFDPVFVKDDDGYDLDSFMIPAHYKKYLTKVLVPNGVIKNRIEKLAYDIKKVYNNEEFHILCLLKGSRGFFTALLKHLSRIHNYSAVETSKPLFGEHYVRVKSYCNDQSTGTLEIVSEDLSCLKGKHVLIVEDIIDTGKTLVKFCEYLKKFEIKTVAIACLFIKRTPLWNGFKADFVGFSIPDHFVVGYSLDYNEVFRDLDHCCLVNDEGKKKYKATSL, via the exons ATGCCAATACCAAAtaa TCCAGGAGCTGGTGAAAATGCCTTTGATCCCGTTTTCGTAAAGGATGACGATGGTTATGACCTTGATTCTTTTATGATCCCTGCACATTATAAA AAATATCTTACCAAGGTCTTAGTTCCAAATGGTGTTATAAAAAATCGTATTGAGAAATTGGCTtatgatattaaaaaagtGTACAACAATGAAGAGTTTCATATTCTTTGTTTGTTGAAAGGTTCTCGTGGTTTTTTCACTGCTCTCTTAAAGCACTTAAGTAGAATACATAATTATAGTGCCGTTGAGACATCCAAACCATTATTTGGAGAACACTATGTACGTGTGAAATCTTATTGTAATGACCAATCAACAGGTACATTAGAAATCGTAAGTGAAGATTTATCTTGTTTAAAAGGAAAACATGTATTAATTGTTGAAGATATTATTGATACTGGTAAAACATTAGTAAAATTTTGTGAATACTTAAAGAAATTTGAAATAAAAACCGTTGCCATCGCTTgtctttttattaaaagaacACCTTTATGGAATGGTTTTAAAGCTGATTTCGTTGGATTTTCAATTCCTGATCACTTTGTTGTTGGTTATAGTTTAGATTATAATGAAGTATTCAGAGATCTTGACCATTGTTGTTTGGTTAACGATGAgggaaaaaagaaatataaagcaacttcattataa
- a CDS encoding E3 ubiquitin-protein ligase, putative, whose product MNGDHKYIKNESSRYKEKNKLNKNIKLEKEIFRINESDVEGSHKYESYESCDISVSSPRNINEEKNKKKDTKKNKKGTKVNYLVNYNRYKPTRIYLFKKRCTYPYVKKNINQYVNCNFRYYVKEKDYLLQNIDEHIKWDQIEKVDYIIYDNTYLTCPICLEDNIICPRITKCRHIFCFFCILKYFIDEEKKIWKKCPICFEIINEKDLRIVKFHYVKNYNINEKINLCLLYTENNKIHLKSDRLYFNNNFNITNNYFIKDNKVIDYKYFVNINYMNENLTTVSQSYSEQIHKLNLNCGVQFSKFFYIYNPLSIWIKDLCIFNFILTNNNFKFLASDDNVIEKAITNIKLKISDYLNIPIDKLNPKLQIDQKNFDAFYLYDNLAHDVYDSIEQIKNEMKLEMELTKNQRDSNFKVPISNTSKKKNQDVTDSKDLNQIYFYQCIDGQCIFLDPFILNLLFYEYDQDMNRLPKFLCNKEITHIESFELDEKIRKRYAILSHLPLGVNVLFVSINIDDLLSNRTKEHFSKEIAVQKNKHHNIMKRKMKEEKYLKLLADEEINRKEKNYWNLTSNKIVMTNTENYLSSSITRYSKEEEKKYLHGELYEQHSYEHSNENSNVYLPGESYKYVTQHSYEYLPEQMYKENNSLTDENLLLKRMIDLDHLKIKKVSNEHSNYMENKNSVNESSKKKKKKKKPAGNKSNSISPRSNVDINNSNEKNEELPKRSFLEIAKKKCEVNDNKIQMEKKNDENLSIGSGPVSINLLDLINNKKSKKKKKNQVTQLK is encoded by the exons ATGAATGGTgatcataaatatataaaaaatgagaGTAGTAGATATAAggagaaaaataaattaaacaaaaatataaaattggAAAAGGAGATATTTCGTATAAATGAGAGTGATGTGGAAGGATCGCATAAATATGAATCATATGAAAGTTGTGATATAAGTGTTAGCAGTCctagaaatataaatgaggaaaaaaataaaaaaaaggatactaaaaaaaataagaaaggTACTAAAGTGAATTATTTAGTAAATTATAATAGATATAAACCAAcaagaatatatttatttaaaaagagATGTACTTATCcatatgtaaaaaaaaatattaatcaATATGTTAATTGTAATTTTAGATATTAtgtaaaagaaaaagattATTTACTTCAGAATATTgatgaacatataaaatgGGATCAAATTGAAAAGGttgattatattatatatgataatacTTATTTAACATGTCCTATATGTCTtgaagataatattatatgtcCCAGAATAACCAAATGTAgacatatattttgttttttttgtattttaaaatattttattgatgaagaaaaaaagatatgGAAAAAATGTCCAATATGTTTTGAAATcattaatgaaaaagattTACGTATTGTTAAATTTCATTATGTTAAAAATTacaatattaatgaaaagattaatttatgtttattatatacagaaaataacaaaatacatttaaaaTCAGATagattatattttaataataattttaatattactaataattattttataaaagataataaagttatcgattataaatattttgtaaatataaattatatgaatgaaAATCTAACGACAGTCAGTCAATCTTATTCAGAACaaatacataaattaaATCTAAATTGCGGTGTACaattttcaaaatttttttatatatacaatcCTTTATCTATATGGATAAAAgatttatgtatttttaattttattcttacaaacaataattttaaatttctTGCTTCAGATGATAATGTTATAGAAAAAGCtataacaaatattaaattaaaaattagTGACTATCTAAATATACCTATAGACAAGTTAAATCCAAAACTTCAAATTGATCAAAAGAATTTTGATGCATTTTATTTGTACGACAATCTAGCCCACGACGTCTAC GACAGCAttgaacaaataaaaaatgaaatgaaatTAGAAATGGAACTTACAAAAAACCAGAGGGATTCAAATTTTAAAGTGCCCATTTCGAATACGAGCAAAAAGAAAAACCAGGACGTGACAGATTCGAAGGATTTAAATC aaatatatttttatcagTGCATTGATGGCCAGTGCATATTCCTAGATCCATTTATTTTGAA TTTACTGTTTTATGAATACGATCAGGATATGAACAGGCTCCCCAAGTTTTTATGCAATAAAGAAATAACCCATATTGAATCATTCGAACTAGATGagaaaataagaaaaag ataTGCAATATTATCGCACTTACCTCTAGGTGTTAATGTCTTATTTGTTTCCATCAATATAG ATGATTTGTTGTCCAATAGAACAAAGGAACATTTTTCA AAAGAAATAGCtgtacaaaaaaataaacatcacaatattatgaaaagaaaaatgaagGAAGAAAAGTACTTGAAACTTTTAGCA gatgaagaaattaacagaaaagaaaaaaattattggAATTTAACTAGCAACAAAATTGTAATGACCAATAcagaaaattatttaagCTCTAGCATAACAAG ATATTcaaaagaagaagaaaaaaaatatttgcATGGAGAATTATACGAACAACACTCTTATGAACACAGCAATGAAAATTCAAATGTTTATTTACCCGGAGAgtcatataaatatgtaacTCAACACTCATACGAATATTTACCTGAACAAATgtataaagaaaataattcCCTTACCGatgaaaatttattattaaagaGAATGATAGATCTAgatcatttaaaaattaaaaaagttTCAAATGAACATTCAAATTACATGgagaataaaaatagtgTGAATGAGtcttcaaaaaaaaaaaaaaaaaaaaaaaaacctgcaggaaataaaagtaatagTATATCTCCTCGTAGCAATgtagatataaataattcaaatgaaaaaaatgaagaattaCCAAAAAGAAGTTTTCTTGAAATAGCTAAAAAGAAATGTGAAGTTAATGACAATAAAATACAGAtggagaaaaaaaatgacGAAAATTTAAGCATTGGATCTGGGCCAGTCAGTATTAATTTGTTAGATttgataaataataaaaaatccaaaaagaaaaaaaaaaaccaaGTAACGCAGTTAAAATGA
- a CDS encoding hypothetical protein (conserved Plasmodium protein, unknown function) encodes MKRLLVLFVIFLVHIWSENVDTFKCNHSKKKKNGHHIKRHITNDEEKKKEYSFLMVGKENEEENKDNKENNQNVNKDNNDNNNSEKKNEEQNHNNEKKQEEAINNNNNNVENKKEEENHNNDKKTDEQNHVNEKKQEGENNKHKKDEPIPPEKKINKENLLEYGTHDKEGHFIPSYKTLTDEILSTNNAMEKASSFLKIACSHVMKLIEFIPESKLSSQYIKVDNKNIYLKDIAVECQNIYFNLEKFSMTLIVFNSKINKFIYSQEK; translated from the exons ATGAAAAGATTGTTGGTgttatttgttatttttcTTGTGCATATATGGTCTGAAAATGTTGATACCTTTAAATGTAATCATTcgaagaaaaaaaaaaatggacATCATATTAAGCGCCACATAACAAATGAtgaggaaaaaaaaaaggaatacAGTTTTCTTATGGTAGGTAAAGAAAAcgaagaagaaaataaagataacaaagaaaacaatcaaaatgtaaataaagataataatgataacaataacagtgaaaaaaaaaatgaagaacAAAACCATAAcaatgaaaaaaaacaagaaGAAGCAattaataacaacaataataatgtagaaaataaaaaagaagaagaaaatcATAATAACGATAAAAAAACAGATGAACAAAATCATGTTaacgaaaaaaaacaagaaggagaaaataataaacacAAAAAAGATGAACCCATACCAccagaaaaaaaaattaataaagaaaatttattaGAATATGGTACTCATGATAAAGAAGGACATTTTATTCCTTCCTACAAAACATTAACAGATGAAATTTTATCAACAAATAATGCAATG GAAAAAGCTTCGAGTTTTCTAAAAATCGCCTGCTCTCACGTCATGAAACTCATAGAATTCATACCCGAGTCCAAATTATCTTCTCAATATATTAAAgttgataataaaaatatatacttaaaAGATATAGCTGTAGAATGTcagaatatttatttcaacTTAGAAAAATTTTCTATGACTTTAATTGTCTTTAAttcaaaaataaacaaatttatttattcacaagaaaaatga
- a CDS encoding ubiquinol-cytochrome c reductase complex subunit, putative has product MSLHKEICNYIVKFSSKPVQRLGYEPPKKKRSILRELYHKLIFPYYFKFIRAPYERWQFCATTKFLREHGLMYDDMYSDKDPVIERAISLLPKDIQTRRYRRMLRGTHINYLRLFLHPSEQNYDPYIPYLAPYIEEAKFQLQEEEELLGYHPYDRRLYSGGTTGFGDLEPGLHFLVSIPNLYGAAIPHSKKK; this is encoded by the exons atgTCTCTACATAAAGAAATTTGTAACTACATTGTAAAATTCAGCTCCAAGCCTGTTCAGAGGTTAGGATATGAACCAcctaaaaaaaagagaagTATATTAAGAGaattatatcataaattaatatttccatattattttaaatttataagaGCACCATATGAGAGATGGCAATTTTGTGCCACCACTAAATTTTTAAGAGAGCATg gATTAATGTATGATGATATGTACAGTGATAAAGACCCAGTTATAGAAAGAGCTATATCCTTATTACCCAAAGATATACAAACAAGGAGATATAGAAGGATGTTAAGAGGAACACacataaattatttaagaCTTTTTTTACATCCTTCAGAACAAAATTATGATCCATATATACCATACCTCGCACCATATATAGAAGAAGCTAAATTCCAATTAcaagaagaagaagaattATTAGGTTATCATCCATATGATAGAAGACTGTATTCAGGTGGTACCACAGGATTTGGTGATTTAGAACCTGGATTACATTTTTTAGTTTCTATTCCTAACTTGTATGGAGCGGCCATACCTCattccaaaaaaaaataa